The stretch of DNA AAAGGCAAGGTACACAGGTAGCATATTGACACGCCAAGTGATGGAGAGTGTTTCATTGGACTTCCTCTTCAgtttgtgtgtgtgggggggggggggggggggggagggggggggatAGTCCTCTTCAGATTATACCTGAAATGAGACGTCAAAGGGCAAAGTCACCACTATAACACATATGTGTCGTCCGAACAAGGAGCGAGCAGTCGCTCGGAATTGACAGATCGTGTCAGTTTTCTTGATTCCCTGGTCACACGGTTGATAGTTGACCTTTTGAGAAAATGTGATAAAAAAGGATTCAGAAAAGaagttcatgaattcaaaaaacttaaaggatttgaaaaaagtttgcAAATAAAAAACGTGCttttggaaaaaaaatcaaaaaattgaaAAAGTAGGCAAATTTGAAAAAgtaatcaaatttgaaaaaaatcatggatttaaAAAATGCGGATTTGAAAAACTCCAATGttaaaaaaagttcacaaatttgaaaattttcattGATTAGAATTTTTTTATCAATTTTTAGAAATGTTCACAAAATAGAAAATTTCGTATATTTTCAAAACATGCTCACGgatttggaaaaaagttcatcaattttggaggaaaaactcacgaattttaaaaaagttcatggTTTTTTTTTGGAAAAATCATAAATTTAAAAAAAGATTGTGGTTTTGAATATATTCATACAGTTGAAAAAAATTAAGCATttagaaaaagaaaaacaaaagactTAATAAAAACCGACCAGAAAACCCAAAAAAGGTTAGAAGCTTCTAAAATCTTCTCAAAAGTGGCTAGAAGCTTCACAAAACCAATAGGTCTCGTTTCCGTTAAAAAAAGAAATAACAAAGTTGCAGTCGAAAGAAGGAAAAAAATGATATGGGCCGAGCTCAAGTGAAAGATGGGCTGTGCGCCGGTTTGCACTATGTACTGTAACTGGCGCCTGAAGTGCCAGATAGGGTTTGGGGGCCTGCAGAGAGAGCCGTCGATGGTCGCCATGTGGAGGATGTGCGTCACCAGCGCGACTGAGACGGCCTTCATGCTTCCTTTTTTTTAGTGTAGCCTCCATGCTTCCGATCTGGGCTTTGCAATGCGTCGCGTGGTGCTTCCGGGTGTGTGGGCTTGATTGCTCTCCCGCATTGGTGTCCGAATGGGTCGAGACTAGGGGTGCAGAGCGAGGTCCAGCGTAGACCCGCCAAAGTGCTAAATTAGCAGTACAACTTAGCCTTACAACATCACAGCCTAACTAGAACTAACGTTTTCTAATTTGTACTAGTAAgcgtgcacgtgcaacgcacgtatCATAATCTAACTCTTATAAAAACATTTATTTTGAATATAGTTTCTCTTTTAGCAAGTTATTTTTACCGAAGCATTTAAATGTGTTATATACCAAACAACATGATCGCACATGTAACATACAATCCGCGGGATCTGTGTTGTTTGCATCATTTTTCAAGTCTCAAATTCTTAAATTATCATAATTCAAGTCCACTAAAATGGCAGCTTGTTTTGTTCTACAATCTGGTGTATGAGCCGATAAAGTAGTAACCAGACTTAGTTTCGAAATAGTGGTACAACGTAGGATAAGTATAATGATACGCGGCGGAAAATACCTGTGTAGGAGTGTCAGAAAAAATATCTCATGTGAAGTACTTCACAAAATTTAACATCCATAGACCACAAGATGATCTGCATGATTACAAAACTTAAACATATTCAATAAAAAATATCAACATTTATAGAGATTCATATAATAAATTTTAAAATCATCAAACAAAAATGAGTGTAACCAGCCCTGATGATTTTTAGAAGATAAAAAAGATGGCAGGCATGCGGGCGAATCAGATAAAAAAGAATGGGTCTTTTTAGAAGATAAAAAAATTGATTTGGACAAGCCGCACAGTCACAATCTCTCTCTGGTCACTGCATaattttattttaaaaaatgttaGTTATCCTCCCCACCGCCCCCTCAGTCCCTCACATTTCTGTCCCCATTCCCCATTCTCCCATGGTGGCCACACCCCTCACTCCACAGCCGGCCCTCTTCATCACCAACGCCGGCGCTCCCTGGTCTGGCCGCCGCTCACCTTGGTCACCAACGTCGGTGCTTCCTGGTCAGGCCGGCTCCCCTTCGCAGCCGCTTCTCTTCCTCCCCTTCATGTCGAATCGGTCGCCGAAGTGGCCGAGGAGGCCCTCGAGCTCGGCATGCTCGCGCCAGCGCTAGGCGCCGGCGGAGGTGGACGCGGAGGTGTGGCACTCGCACGCGCCTGCTCTACCCTGCACCTTCTCCGAATCCGTTCGCTGAAGTTCTCAAGAAGGCGCTCAAGGTCGGCATGCTCGCCGGCGACACTGGGCCCCTCCCTCTTCCTGATGCCGTctccgtcgccgtcgccgccatgAGCCTCTCCACCCTCTCCCATGCGGTCATCCGGGTCCAGGTATGTCCCTCTCTCCAAACCCGCCACCTGCTCCACCTATTGAGAAATCACCATGAATGTTCCCAAGACTCTGAATAATTGTTCTGTTATAGGGCTTTGTTAGAAAAGCTGATTTAACTGAGTATTATTCTGCTCTAGATTGATGCACCTTCTGGTTGTGAGTGGATCCAAGAGTTAACATGATACAATACCTTTTCAAAATATGATAAGATTATCTTCATGAAAGAAAGGAAGTTGGAGAATTattattgaagaggaattcagtGCCATGTGTTCCTCAAGAGCTAAAATGGAACAAGAAGCACAAAATTGGCAATTCTTTTTGTAATACTATGAAGCTCGTCATGGTGGTTACCATGAATGAGTGTCTGGTTTAATCTTTAGAAAGTGAGTTTTCCGTTACAATGTTCCCTTTCAGGACTGTTATATGAGAAATCATCCGCTTTGTTGGTGGCTATGCTGATGATAAGGCCCTTAATGGTTCCGATTTCCCGAGGGAGGAGAAGGAGGTGCCGAATGGGGATGGGAGCAAAAAGTATAATTCAAAGAGTATGTCTTGATTCCGAGTTGCATTGCACAGTATTTTTATTGCTCTAAGAAATCCATGGAGTTGTCTATGGAACATTCCTTCATGTGATAGGCATATTTATTTACAAAATCAAACTGCGTAGTTCCAACAAACAGACATTCAAATGCACCATTTTACACTCGGAAGTAGGAAGTGCAACTTCTTGTGCTTAGAATGGATCAGGTGTACTTCAGAAGATGTTTTCAGTTTTAAATAATTATGCACATCTCAATCATCATGTGTGCAAAATGTGGGTTTATACAGATCTATACAATTCATTGTAACATCCTGGAGCTGAAACTAATTATGATTAATTTGTAGTTCGCTAAGCTAAATTCAATATTTCAGGTGTTTTGCGACAACTCAAGTCACCTTCGTAAATTCTGGAAGCCAACTTTTCTGACACCAGTCCGAGGAGATAGAGTGCATGATTCAGTCAGTTACAAAATTGTAGTACCCAAAACACTAACCATTTTCCACATAGAAAACCATTAATTACCGTTCCCTCTCCATTTTCCTCTTCTGCTCCTTACGGTCTACATCTATGATACATTCTAGTTAGTTTAGCATCTCACCAGTTATCTGAATAATACATAAGCATCCAGTAGAAGGGCATTTTTACCTTGGTACATGACATCTCATCAGTTATCTGAATAATAAATAAGCTTGCAGTACAAGGGCACTTTTACCTTGGGACATGGCCAGGGGTGTATATGGTACATTTAGCTCATCATTAAGCAGTGCTGTTGAAGCCAGTTTCTTCTCACGGGCTTCACGGCGTCTTTTAAGAATATCATCTCTATCGCGTGCAGAATACCCTTTTTTCCTCTGCCTCTTCAATTATTCAGGGTCTGTATAAATACATACCGCAAGTTAGCGCATAAGCAACAGCAAAAACAGTAGCGCAAAGTAGGAACTGGTTGATGATAGTTACCCAATGATTGGTTGTTGCTTATATCCTGAAATGGTGTGCGCGCCCCGCACTATTGGGAGATGACATACCTTCGCCTTCATGTGAATATTCATGCCATTAAATTTTGAGAAGCATGGAAATTGTGGAAATTAATCATGAACACCACCATCAGATGCAAACATAGTGCACTGTCCGTTGTATTGATATTGTGTTTCAGCAGAGTTCTACTTAGACATTAATAACAACTTTGAATGGTAGATCCCCTTACTGGACCACATTCAGTTGTTGGCCCTGCTGTTTGATGTCCATGGTGATGCTGATGATGATCTTGGCAAGGGTAATGCTTTGATTCCATAAACCTGTTGCTTTGATAGCTAGAGAATTAATTTCTCAAGAGGACCTTTGTGATTTAGTGCACTTATGATATTTTCTAGCTGGGGCTGTTTTCCTTCATGGATTTTCTCTGTCCACTACATCATGAATCTAGTAATATAGAAGTAATATCTATTTCTGATTAGGTAATGACCAAGTGCTATCTTGCTTCTTACTCATGTATCTTCAGATTTTATGTATCTGCCTGGGGTCTTGGTATGTCCTTGAGCACGCATCAGGTATGTATGTATCTGTTGGTATCTTATTGCACTTTGTAGTTTCAGGTATATGTATGTGCATGTGTACTGGCCATAGGCCCGAGCTGAAACTAATTATGATTAATTTGCTAGTTCTGTGATGTGCGCTTACATTAAGCTAAATCCAATATTTCAGGTGTTCTGTGACAATTCAAGTCACCTTCGTAAATTCACAAAGCCAAGGAGATAGGGTGCACGATTCACTTAGTTACAAAATTGCAGTAGCCAAGACACTAACCATGTTCCACATAGAAAACCATTAATTACAGATATAAAACGAACGGCTTATAGCATTGTAATGTGCAACTGTTTGGTTTTTAGAACTCTATTCTAAAAATTCTAATCCTGTATAATGCCGCAACAGGTCAAAGGAAGAAGTTCAACCTGAAGAAGGGCAGGGAAGAATTACAGCTTCGTGTGGCCGGCTGGTTCAGGGGATGTGCAGCGCGGGCGGCAGGCTCCTGGGCGCTGGCTATCTCGCGGACGGGGTCACGCTGCGAGGGCGGGTCATGGGCGCTCACTATCTCGCTGACGGATTGCTGTGAGTGGCAACAATCGGCGGTGGCGATCGTGCAGGGAGGCGACTGAGCGGTGCAATGTCGTGAGGTATCGATGCAGGCAGGAGATAGGGTTGGAGGGAGGCATCGAGGTCAAGGGCGAGGGGAGCTGATTTAGTTAAATTTCCTTATTAGTTTGCGATCACAATTGCGTGATTGCAGGGACGTGGGCTGGTAGTTGGAATATTCCTCCGGTGGTGGAGTACGGTCAGTCATAGGAATTTGCTAAGTGCACACCGTGGAGGTATTAGATCAATGATGGCCGTTAGATTGATATTTGTGGGTCTAACTGTGTGGCGTTGATTGGTTTGTATGTTTTATGGGACTAATTGTTGAATGCATATAAGAAAGTTTTTATTTGATTGTTTAATAGTAGTGGAGATACGGAGCGGGACGAATTCGAGCGCCGCCATGCATCCTAGTCGGGACGATGCTTGTAGACGGAGTCCCGTCAGATCACAACTCCGATTGATTCCTTGATTGTCAAAATTTGTCTGTTTTCCCCCTTTGTTATCCTACTATATACATGCCCTCTTTTTCTTTGCTAGTGGTCGAGGCGGCAATCGAGCAGCCGTCGTCACAATGTGGTACGCAGTGAATGAGTGATCCTACTCGTTTGCGTGCAGCGCAGACATACATGCACGTGCAGTCCAAGATACGACCGCGGACGAATCAAGGTTCGTTGGCCCCGGGAGGACCAATCACCAATGAGCAATGGCCTCCACCAGCTCCATAGCCTCGCCAAAATAAGTGTGCTCGACGATTGATTAACTAGTGTCTACCCCAGAGAATCACAGGCACACCGGCCACCACAGAACGTGCAGAAAGAAAAATGGTTACGATAATGGTGTATAATTATACGATGAGGGACCGTATCACTTTGCGTACGTTTGTCGTAGAATCGTGGAGATGATGATTACTTTTGCCCATCACCAAGCTTGAGCAATACGTATGACATTACCCAGCTACTTACTGATTGGAAATATGCATGATGCCAAACGGACACTTGTGCACAATACATATATAGAATATAAAATGGTAAACATCTCAATGAAATGAAGATGGGTAGATGAAATCTGAAGCCGGCCAGGTCGCTCTCTCCTTGAAACCAAAAGGTTCTCTACAAAATGACGTCGGGCTCTCACTCATTGCTCCGTTTTATAATACAGTATATTGATAAACACTGTCGGTGGGTGAATCAGCGAGCGCAGCCCAACGTTGACGATGAAACCCAGTCGTACGCCCATTTATACCAGAGCATATGACACACGAGAGGATTCAACCATGGAAGCCATGGCGTCATCGCCGGCGGCTAAGCCTAAGCCCACCACCACCCTCCGCGTGGCCGCCTTCAGCGGCTCCCTCCGCAAGGGCTCGTGGCACGGCGGCCTCATCCGCGCGGCCGAGGAGCTGTGCGAGGAGTCCATCCCGGGGCTGCGAATCGACCACGTCGACATCTCCGGCCTGCCCATGGCCAACCCGGACCTGGAGACGGACGACGGCGACGGCTTCCCGCCGGACGTCGAGGCGTTCCGCGACAGGGTCCGCGCCGCCGACTGCTTCCTCTTCGCCTCGCCCGAGTACAACTACTCCGTCACCGCCACGCTGAAGAACGCGCTGGACTGGGCGTCGAGGGGCAAGCACAAGGGATGGGCGGACAAGGCGGCGGCCATCGTCTCCGCGGGCGGCAGCTGCGGCGGGGGCAGGGCGGCGTTCCACCTCCGCCAGATCGGGGTGTTCCTCGACATCCACTTCATCAACAAGCCGGAGCTCCAGGTCAGGGCGTACGAGGACCCGCCCAAGTTCGACGCCGACGGGAACCTCGTCGACGCCGAGACCAGGGAACGGCTCAAGCAGGTGCTCCTCTCGCTGCAGGCCTTTGCGCTCCGGCTCCAACATTAATTAGGAGGAGTGGACGACTCAGTGAAGAAGAAACTTGGCGCCGTATGTGGTTCTGTAAGAAAGAGTAGCGCTGTTAATGCTACTGTAAACTACTGTGCTTGTAAGAAATCTGCGAGTAATCGATGACTTTGAGTTTGATGTCCATGGTCGGTTGGCGGAGTCGGGGAAGAAGCCATATGACGGTTGGGTGGCTGCGTCAATCCCACATTCCCACAAAGCCATAAAAGTGTCATTTTTTCATCACTTTGGAGTCGTGTTGTGACTGTGTTTGTCTACATTTCACATCGACTGATGTAATgaccttttctttttctttttttgattctcaatacaatgctacaatgttctcatcactttttgtggtgtgtttgttgtgatCCGAATtgcgagtttatgatcagttctatttatgaatattatttgagtcttttatgctctcttatatacatgattattatagcctcgtaatttttttaaaactttgatttggtttgaccaactagattgatttttcatAGATAGAATTAACTAAGAGGTGCTCCTCTCGCTGCAGGCCTTGCGCTCCGGCTCCAACACTAACTAGGAGGAGCGGAGGACTGAGCGAAGAAGAaatttttttttttgcggggggaGCGAAGAAGAAACTTGGCAGTTGGCACTGAACGTTACCTAAATGTTAATCTGCATTTCCTTTGGGTgttggatatatatgtactgttCATTATTTCACTTTTTTTAGGGTTTATTTTTCACTTTTGAAGTTTGTATATGTGGTTATGTAAGAAAGAGTAACGCTGCTAATGCTACTCCCTCTAGTCCTTTTTACTTCGTATATTAGATTTGTATCAAgtacaaagtttgaccaaatttatattgaAAACTATCAACATCTAAAAtatcaaatatatatatatatagtgtttatatatatatatatatatatatagtgttactattcatcacccagggtgtagaataagttattcttcatccgaggtaatcttacgatcatttcataattaaattatgtttggaattcaaatagttacatttctatcgattcactacgtaaaattt from Triticum urartu cultivar G1812 chromosome 3, Tu2.1, whole genome shotgun sequence encodes:
- the LOC125549339 gene encoding probable NADPH:quinone oxidoreductase 1, which gives rise to MKPSRTPIYTRAYDTREDSTMEAMASSPAAKPKPTTTLRVAAFSGSLRKGSWHGGLIRAAEELCEESIPGLRIDHVDISGLPMANPDLETDDGDGFPPDVEAFRDRVRAADCFLFASPEYNYSVTATLKNALDWASRGKHKGWADKAAAIVSAGGSCGGGRAAFHLRQIGVFLDIHFINKPELQVRAYEDPPKFDADGNLVDAETRERLKQVLLSLQAFALRLQH